Genomic window (Capricornis sumatraensis isolate serow.1 chromosome 1, serow.2, whole genome shotgun sequence):
TCCATTTAAAGGTTCCCTTAAGGATCCCATTTAGGGTTTTTTGGttgtttcttttggttttctgtttttttaattggatgacaTCTCAGGTTTGTTTAGTAGAGTAAATGCAAAGAATAATGCAAccagcttcccatgtggctcagtggtaaagaatctacctgcagtgcaggagatgcaggttcaatcctgggagTCCTCTCATCCAGGgagtctagaagatcccctggagaaggaaatgggaacacactccagtattcttgcctggaaaattccatgcacagaggagcctggcaggttacagtctatggggtcacaaagagtcaaacatgactgagcattagCACATATGAAAGAAGAATAACACTTGAGCAGGCATCTCTTTGTCTGAATGTCAGAGATTTtatagtgtaaaaaaaaaagatgtgcttttcatcataggggactggaatgcaaaagtaggaagtcgagagaCAACCTGGAGACAGGCAAGTTTGATCTTgggatacaaaatgaagcaggacaaaggctaatggagttttgctaagagaatgcactggtcatagcaaacactctcttcccaTCAATACAAGAAAAGACTGTaaacatgggcatcaccagatggttaatactgaaatcagatggattatattctttgcagctgaagatggagaagctctatacagtcagcaaaaacaagactggaagctgactgtcgctcagatcatgaactccttattgtcaaagtcagacttaaaatgaaaaaagtagggaaaaccactgggccattcaggtatgacctaaatcccatcccttacgattatacagtggaagtaagaaatagattcaagggattagatatgatatagtgcctgaagaactatggatgaaggtttgtaacattgtacaagaggtggtgatcaaaaccatcaccaagaaaaagaaatgcaaaaaggcaaaatgtttgtctgaggaagACTTACAAGTagttgagaaagaagagaagtgaaaggcaaaggagaaaaggaaagatatatctatttgaatgctgaaaaatatacccatctgaagagttccaaagaatagcaaggagagataagaaagccttcctcagtgaacaatgcaaagaaatagagaaaacaacagaatgggaaaaactagagatcttttcaagaaaattagagataccaaggaaacatttcacacAAACAAGGGTACAGtagacagaaacggtatggacctaacagaagcagaagatattaagaagaggtggcaagaatacacagaagaactatacaaaaaaatatcttcatgacccagataaccacaatggtgtgatcactcacctagagccagacatcctggaatgtgaagtcaagtgggccttaggaaacatgcctatgaacaaagctagtggtggtgatagaattccagttgagctatttcaaatcctaaaagatgatgctgtgaaagtgctgcgctcaataggccagcaaatttggaaaacagcattggccacaggactggaaaaggtcagttttcattccaatcccaaatgaggacaatgccaaagaatattcaaactaccatacagttgtactcatctcacaccctagcaaagtaatgctcaaaattatccaagctaggcttcaacaatacatgaaacaagaaattccagatgttcaagttggatttagaaaaggcagaggaaccagagatcaaattgccaacatccactggatcatagaaaaggcaaaaggattccagaaaaacatctgcttcactgactacgccaaagcctttgactgtgtggatcacaacaaactggaatattcttaaagagatgggaataccagaccaccttacctgcctcctacaaAACCtgttatgcaggtcaagaagcaacggttagaaccagacatagaacaatggactggttccaaattgggaaaggagtacgtcaaggctgtatactgtcatcttgcttatttaacttatatgcagagtacatcatgtgagccacagtcagctcctggtcttgtttttgttgactgtggctcagatcatgaattccttattaccaaattcagacttaaattgaagaaagtagggaaaaccgctagaccattcaggtatgacctaaatcaaatcccttatgattatacagtagaagtgagaaatagatttaagggcctagatctgatagatagagtgcctgatgaactatggaatgaggttcatgacattgtacaggagacagggatcaagaccatccccatggaaaagaaatgcaaaaaagcaaaatggctgtctggggagggcttacaaatagctgtgaaaaggagagaggcaaaaagcaaaggagaaaaggaaagatataggcatctgaatgcagagttccaaagaatagcaagaagagataagaaagccttcttcagcgatcaatgcaaagaaatcaaggaaaacaacagaatgggaaagactagagatctcttcaagaaaattagagataccaagggaacatttcatgcaaagatgggcttgataaaggacagaaatggcatggacctaacagaagcagaagatactaagaagaggtggcaagagtacacggaagaactatacaaaaaagatcttcacgacccagataatcatgatgatgtgatcactaatctagagccagacatcctggaatgtgaagtcaagtgggccttagaaagcatcactacgaacaaagctagtggaggtgatggaattccagtggagctatttcaaatcctgaaagatgatactgtgaaagtgctgcactcaatacgccagcaaatttggaaaactcagcagtggccgcaggactgcaaaaggtcagttttcattccaatcccaaaaaaaggcaacgccaaagaatgctcaaactaccgcacaattgcactcatctcacatgctagtaaagtaatgctcaaaattctccaagccaggcttcagcaatacgtgaactgtgaacttcctgatgttcaagctggttttagaaaaggcagaggaaccagagatccaattgccaacatcctctggatcatggaaaaagcaagagagttccagaaaaacatccatttctgctttgttgactatgccaaagcctttgactgtgtggatcacaataaactgtggaaaattctgaaagagatgggaataccagaccacctaacctgcctcttgagaaatctgtcttcaggtcagaaagcaacagttagaactggacatggaacaacagactggttccaaataggaaaaagaatacatcaagtctgtatattgtcaccctgcttatttaacttatatgcagagtacatcatgagaaatgctggactggaagaaacacaagctggaatcaagattgccaggagaaatatcaataacctcagatatgcagatgacaccacccttatggcagaaagtgaagaggagctaaaaagcctcttgatgaaagtgaaagaagagagtgaaaaagttggcctaaagctcagcattcagaaaacgaagatcatggcatctggtcccatcacttcatgggaaatagatggggaaacagtggaaacagtgtcagactttatttttttgggctccaaaatcaccgcagttggtgattgcagccatgaaattaaaagatgcttactccttggaagaaaagttatgaccaacctagatagcatattcaaaagcagggacattactttgccgactagggtccgtctagtcaaggctatggtttttcctgtggtcatgtatggatgtgagagttagactgtgaagaaggctgagtgccgaagaattgatgcttttgaactgtggtgctggagaagactcttgagagtcccttggactacaaggagatccaaccagtccattctgaaggagatcaaccctgggatttctttggagggaataatgctgaagctgaaactccagtactttggccacctcatgcgaagagttgactcattggaaaagcctctgatgctgggagggattgggggcagtaggagaaggggacgaccgaggatgggatcgctggatggcatcacagactcaatggacatgagtctgagtgaactccagaagttggtgatggacagggaggcctggcgtgctgcgattcatggggtcacaaagagtcagacacgactgagcaactggactgaactgaactgaacatcatgtgaaatgctgggctggatgaagttcaagctggaatcaagattgcccaggagaaatatcaataacctcagatatgcagatcacaccagccttatggcagaaagtgaagagaaactaaagggcctcttgatgaaggtgaaagagaagagtgagaaagctggcttaaaactcaacatttaaaaatgaaaattatggcatccggttctaccacttcatggcaaatagttggagaaacaatggaaacagtgacagactttatttttctgggctccaaaatcaccgtgaaCGATCACTGCAGCcagggaattaaaagacacttactccttggaagaaaagctatgactaacctagacagcacattaaaaagcagaggtagtactttgccggcaaaggtctgtctagtcaaagctatggttttttccagtagtcatgtatggatgtgagagttggaccataaagaaagctgagtgcttaagacttgatgcttttcaactgtgatgttggagaaggcacttgagagtcccttggactgcaaggagatcaaaccagtcaatcctaaaggaaatcaatcctgaatatccattggaaggactgatgcgaaagctgaagttccaatactttggccacctgatgctaagagccgactcattggaaaagaccctgatcttgggaaagattgaagacaggaggagaaggggatgatagagaatgagatggttgggtggcatcaccaactcaatggacatgagtttgagcaaactcagggagatattGAAGAACAACAGGGAATTCTGGTGTGccgctgtccatggagtcacaaagagttggacagaactgagtgactgaacaataataactgTTACCAAATAGTATGGTATTGGTATgggtgttcagtcacttcagtcgtgtccgactctgccaccctatggcccagcccaccaggctcctctctaccTGTATTGGTATAGGAATAAGCATATGGATCAGTGGACCAGAGCAGAATCCAGAAATAGCTCTTGGGATAAAAGGAAATTTAGTAGGTAACCTGAGGGTATTTCAGTGGGAAGAAGGGGTTAGTGAGTGAAGAATGCTGGAATGTCCAGATGtatggaaggaaaagaaactggACTCCTAGCTTACgtataaaaataaatctcaggTGAACTCCGTACTTAAATATCAAACATGAAAATGTAAAACTCTTACAAGAAAATCTAGAAGGCCTTTCTAGGACTGGGGAAGACCAAGCAAAAGACTGGAGACCCAGAAGCTCTTAAATGATAGACCTACTTGGCTGTAGAATGTAGAGCTTGCCTACAGGCAAGAAATGCAGTAGACAGTATCAGGAGTCATATGATGGAGCGGGAAAATAATGTTCACGGAACAGGAAAGAGAGTGCTAAATGATATCGTATGTGAGCACTCTGCCAACTGGcaagaagaacagaaaaacaaagggaaaaaatctgGAAGAGAGAAATGAGAGCCAAATACAAAAGGCAGTTTGTAGAAAAGCAGATCTTTGGGTGATATCAGCACACACAGGAGAATGTTCAGAAACCCAACAACAGTCAAGGCAGTGCCAGTTACCTTGATATAAGTTAGGTATGGCTCTATTCATTTCAcactgaaaaactgaaaatacctATGGCTGAAGGGTGTGGGTGTGGCTATTGCTGGAGGGAGTGTGGATTATCAGAGCCTTTCTGGAAAGCAGTCTGGTAACCGATCAGCGCATTGGCTTTGCTGAGTCTTCTGAGATtcacttcattaaaaaatgaaaacagtacatAGGGTATATGTCCAAGCGTGTTTATTGCAAACATGGTTTgtagttgttaaaaaaaaaagcaatactcAGAGAGGATGAATTGTGGTATTTTCATACCAGTGCACAGTAGGCAGCTACTAAAGAAAGGATCCATTGGTGCCATGCTGGTAATGAGCACAAGTgtgaataatatcccattttgtaaaacagattttaaaaagccaCTGTATAATGTACCTGCAGTTGAGTTATAACTGGTTGTGATgattatgtgaaagtgaagttactcagtcatgtctgactctttgtgaccccatggactgtagcctaccaagctcctctgtccatgggattctccaggcaagaatactggagtgggttgccatttccttctccaggggatcttcccgatccagggatcgaacccgggtttcccgcattggaggcagatgctttaacctctcagccaccagggaagcccaatgattaTGTGAGCATGGAGGAAATTAGCAACGACCCAGTGGTTTGTTAAGATGGATTATTTGGGGATGGAAGGATGGGTGAGCGGGAGAGGGTAGGGAGACACTGGCTCTGTCTGCTGCCCTCCCCTGGGGTATGGAATGGTCATGTGGAAGACTGTGTGGTTGTATAGGTGTGTGGAAATGTTAGTATAAAACACGGAGATGTTCCCAAAAGTAGCTGTGTGTGACTGGCATTCTCCAACAGGGTCTGACCTGGTTTTGAGTATAGTCTGCAGTGAGCTCTCAGATGTGGACTGCTCCCCAGGGCAAAGGCAGCTTCTGCAGGGGCTGGAGATGTCAGCAGAGGGCTGGTCTTCTGGCAGCCTCAGGGTACCATCAGGCAGATTAAAGAAGCCCAAGTCTCAGCCTTTGGATGGCACCTGAGGTCAGAATCGGGGGGGTGGACAGCAAGCCGAGGGTCTGATCACAGTGCTTCACCACAGGGATTGGCTGGATTCCCAGGCAGAGGTCGCTGAGGCCAGGATCCCTGCTTTCTGTTCTTCCTGCCCAGGCCTGGTAGGGGCTCCCAGGCGGCTGAGCCTTTTGGGAGGTGACACTCAGCGGGGTGACAGGTGGCTAGAACTGCAGTAAGGGCTGAGCCCAGACAGGGATGAAATGGTTGCATTTGTCCTTAGTCATCAAACATTGTCCGGGAAATAATCTTTCTGGGGAATCTTATATAAACCAGAACTGAAGCTCTTGCATCTCTGTTGGTGAACAGTCTGATAATAACACAGGCCTTGCCTTCCTCTCCTACTTCTCCAGCTGGGTGCGTGGAATCCGGTGAAAATGTAACGAACACGACTTACGTATTCTCCAGGAAAAATCTTAAAAGGTAGgcaattaaagaaatatatgaaaCGTTTACcccttctttttttattgcttttgttaAGTGACGGTGCCTTTTTGCAAAACCTCAATTCATCTTCCAGGCCCATCGCCCACCTCCCGTGTCCCGCGAAGGCGACGCTTGCTGTCCGCTGCTGCCCCGTCTACTTCGAGCTGAGGCCGGTGCCAGAAGCAGGTGTGTTAAGTGACCGGGGCGGGGAGGGAAGAGGTGAGTATGGGGGTTAGTTCCATTTGACCAGTCTTAGGAGCAAAGATTGACGTTATCAAAATAACGTGTCAGCCTATGCATTGTCTATCTTTTGCTACAGGCAACTGTAAAGGAATGAAAGTAGTAGCTTTGTCTCTCTGCTGCTTGGTCAGCTATCATTCATCATCAGTTTCCTGTGCAGTAAAACTGATACATGAACTGGATTTCTGTGTAACTGTTTTCCCTCCactggctgcttttaagatttttctgtttGTCGGTGGCTTTAAGTAGTCCTATCACAGTGTGCCTGCCgcagttttctttgtgtttcctgTGCTTGGGGTTCATTGACTGGCTTAGATCTACAAGTTTATAGTTTCCATCAAATTagaggagcttttaaaaatatatatatttacttatttggttgtACCTGATcagcggcttccctggtgactcagatggtaaagcatctgcctgcagtgcaggagacctgggtttgatccctgggtcggaaagatcccctgggataggaaatggcaacccactccagtgttcttgcctggacaatcccatggacggaggagcctgataggctatcgtccatggggtcgcaaagagtcggacacgactgagcaacttcacccaGTCTTAGTTGTGGgtgcgggatctttagttacgGCACGagggagctagttccctgaccagggattgaaccccaggccgcctgtgttgggagcacagaatcttaggcACTAGAcctccaggaaagccccagaTATAGGGAACTTGGCCAGTTACTTCTTCAGAGACTTTGTGCTGTCaccttctctctcccccttcttcaggggctccAGCCACACGTGTGTCCGGCTGCTTGAAGCCCCCATGGCTTGCTGAGGCTTTGTTCACTCGGCTCCCCCAGCTCCGCCCCCCGCCCGCCAGTGTTTGATTTTGGATGGTTTCTGCAGCCATATTTTGAGTTCACGTACCTTTTCTTCTCTGTCGCCTGCCCTTGGTGCCATCCAGTGCATTCCTGTGACAGTGTGGTTCTCATCTCCAGAGTTCAAGTTGGCTCTTCCTTATGCATATCTGCTTTCCTCTTGCTTCTAGAACATGTGGACTACAGTTTTTAAAACAACTCTTTTAATGGCTTTGTGTACAAAGGGTTGGTTTTGATtgacttttttctcttcattatggatatttttctgcttcttggCGTGCCTGATAATTTTTTATTAGACATTGTGGGGATTTTACCTTAGTGGATGCAGatgtattttcattctttttatttttttttttaagtttggctGTGCTTCCTGgctccagcatttgttgtctatagactttttaatgatggccgctctgaccagtgtgaggtggtgcctcactgtagtttagatttgcatttctctagtaattagtgatgttgagcatcttttcatatgggccatctgtatgtcttctttgcagaaatgtctatttaggtctcctAGCCATTTTTGGATagggttgttttgttgttgttgttgttgagttgcatgagctgtttgtgtattttggaaatgaagCCCTTGTCCGTAGCATCAGTTGCAGATACTTCCTCCCATCCTGTGGATTGTCTGTCTGATTGCTGGCCTTCTTAGGGATGGCTCTTTCTTGCCCGTAGTTTTCTCATATGCGTGTACTGCCAGCGTCGGCTGAACACTCGGGAGGCCCCCACAGCTGTCTCTCTGCCCTGCCGCCGCACGCTCCACCAAGCCTCTTGGTTCCCAGCTCAGGGCGTCTGCTGGGCGCCGCCTGGGTTTCCTCCACCTTTGCAGGGCCTGGAAACTCCAGGCAGAAGGCAGGGGCGGTGGCGGGGCCCGGATCTCTTGCTTCCCGTCTCTGTGAGATTGCTGTCCTCCATGGGCTCGTGGACAGTGTCCCCCGGACCCTGGTTTCAGTGTTCTGCCAGGTATTTCACTTCTTTCAGGGGAAGGGTCAGTTGGTCCCTGTTCCTCCAAGGCTAGATGCAGAAGCTGTTTTCAACTTTCTAAACCTCTACGTGAATGACTTTcctgctagctcagctggtaaagaatctgcctgcaatgcaggacatctcggttcgattcctgggtcggaaagatcctctggagaagggataggccacccactccagtattcctgggcttccctggtggctcagctggtaaacaatccacctgtagtgcgggagacctgagttcaatccctgggttgggaagatcccctggaataggaaatgggaacccactctagtattcttgcctggagaatccccaaggacagagcagtctggcgggctacggtccatggggtcgcaaaaagtctgccacgactgagcaacttagcacagcgcAGACAGCATGAAAACATCCCTTGATAAGGCGTTTCTATGTGACCCTGACTTATCCTCGTCAGGTGCTGACCCCAGGGTGACTTGCCTCATCCACacatcttccttcccttctcttcggATCTCAGGTGCCCGTGAGTCTCAGATCAGAACATGGTGTCCTCATTGGTTCATGCATGGTTCTCCTTGATTCTtaggtgtgtgttagtcgctcagtcatgtccaactctttgtgaccccatggactatagccactgggctccactgtccatgggattctacaggcaagaatactggagtgggttgctgttttccaggggatcttcccaacccagagatcgaaccccggtctcccacactgcaggcagattgtttactgtctgagccacctgggaagccctggattcTGATATTCATGTATAAAGTAAGACAAAACTGAATTCTGTAAGGCATACGGCAAACCAGTCTTGTGAAATTATGTCACTTACGTCCCCAGGGGCGGGGCTTGGTGGGGGTCGGGTGGAGATGTGTTTGCTCTGAGAGCTTGGCTTGTTTGACCTTCTCTGCCCCTGTGTTCACCCATCACCAGAACCGGTCATGGAGCTGGTAAGCCTGCCGTACCGCCTGGTGTTCGCCGTGGCTTCCGAGGACTCGGTGCTTCTGTACGACACCCAGCAGCTGTTCCCATTCGGCTACGTGTCCAACATCCATTACCACACCCTGAGTGATATTTCCTGGTGAGTGGACAGTGAGGACTCGTACCCTCCCCTGGGGTAGCCCTGTAGTTGGCTTGGTTGGCTCTTACttaccagcttttttttttttttttgaaaaaaagtatTAACATTAAAAGGAAAGCTGTGTCTCACTTGCTACAGTACTGCTTCTGGTGGTCACCTTGGTGGGTATTGATGCCACACGGATCGCCCTGTGGATTCTTCTCATTCTCATAAACCGAGAGGAAGACGCCTGGGCTCCCTGGTCGTCTGGGGACTTGCCAGGCCCCCAGGAGGAaggaagcccagacacacagggggcCCTGGAAGCGGGCCCGTCCGGGGGTATCACCGCCCTGGCCTTCCTGCTTGGGGTTCTTAGCACCCTGGGCACCTTCCTCCATCTCTCCTGCCCGCTGGGGCCCCGCCTGGGCCCCGCCACCCCGCCACCCGGTTCttgctctttgtgactcttgaTCTTCTTTAGTCCTCTTTTGATCTTGGTGGGCGAGAGGAGGCCGTCTCACCCTGATTCCCTGGTGAAGTTCATGACGAGGCAGAGGTGCTGGGGCCCTGAGAAGCTCGGGGCGGCTGGAgcagggggcagggaaggggtcACACAAGCCCCTTCTCAGCCGGGCCCCTTCCCCACAACGACTCTTGTCTTCAAACAAAGCTGGGGACGGTGCTCACACTTCTGTTTTCCTGCCTGGTGATGAGCGTGCCCAGAGTGGCCAACAGCGTTTGGTAAGCTTcctcccttctgcttctgttttgggaACGAAGGTCCAGcgatggggccttcctggccatCTCTTCCACGGACGGTTATTGCTCCTTTGTGACGTTCGAGAAAGATGAGCTGGGAATCCCCCTGAAAGAGAAGCCGGTTCTGAGCGTGCGAACTCCCGATACAGCGAAGAAAACCAAGGGTCAGACCCCCTCTGGGTCTTCGCCAGGACCCAGGCCGGGGGAGGGGACCCCCACCGGCAGAATCCAGGACCCCAGCAGCCCCTCCGCCACCCCGCCGCAGGCGAAACAGTCTCCAGGCCCCCCAGCGGCCAAGGACACCCCCGCGGCCGTGCTTGGTGCCAGAGGCTCCCCAGCAGGGCCCCccaaagagaagcccctgcagccCAGCGGCCAGAACACCAAGGCCCAGCCGTCCCGGAGGGTCACGCTGAACACCCTGCAGGCCTGGAGCAAGCCCACACCCCGGTAAGCACTCAGACGCAGAAAGAACGCGTCCTTGCAGTTGGGAAAACAGCACGAGCTGAAAGCCCCCTGCCTTGTACTGTGCGAGCTCCCACACGGCGGCCAGAGAAGTGTTTCCTGACGTCCGGAGGGGCCCTGGTCTTGCTCAGACCTCCGTCCACCTTGcttctggtgggggaggggagtaggATAATGTTTGAAGTCTTTTTGATATTAAAGTTCCCCCCCTTAATTTCTTGTGAGCTTCTTGcagttagaatttttaaaaagtaactgttGAGAATTGAGacctgtggattttttttaaaaagaaccgtCTGTGTCTTAGAGCTTCCATACTGGAAGCCATGTCTGATAGTCTTAATATGAAGCATCTAGCAGGGTGGTTAGTGTGTCATTGGAAATTAACAAAGCATGGATTTTGAAGTTTTTAGATGGCTGGTTGACTATTATTTATGTGACGATTTAACTGAGTGCATGATCCTTAGTTACTAAGTAAGGAGGCACATTGACATAGTATTCAGCGCCTCGCATGAGGTCACCTCATACCTGTTTTTCCTAGGAACCTTGGTACCATATACAGTCAACCTCTGTGACGCTCACgaccttttacttctctttttaatCCAGGAGAATAAACTTAATACCCTTAAAGACAGATTCTCCACTGAACTCCATATCAACCCCTATAACTTCCAGCCCTTCCACAGAGGAAATTCCATCAGGTGAGTgacactgtgggcttccctggtggctcagctggtaaagaatctgtctgcaatgcgggagacccaggtttgatccctgggtcaggaagatcccctggagaagggaatggccacccactccagtattgttgcccagaaaatccggtggacagaggagcctggtgggctgcagtccatggggtcacaaagagacacgactgagtgagttaacactttcacttttaagcgACACTGTCTAATATAATTAATGAGAATACTGTCTCTTTTGGAAATGAACACCGCGTGACTTTAAGTCACTTCCGAGAAATCAAGGATGCATCTTGGGAcctccctagtggtctagtggctaagactccactctcccaatgcagggggcctgggttcagtccctggttagggaactagatcttgtGTGTCTCCACTGAGACCCCACACAGtcatataaataaaagtaaataaaatctggCTTTAAAAAAGGATGCATCTTACCAGGCTTGTCGTTTAAACCTGAGGCGGGGAGATGGTGTAGAGCTGGTTCTCAGTTCGGCCCTGCTGGTGCTGTGGGCGTCAGTCCTCGCTGTGGGGCTGTCCTGTGGATGCAGGCGGCACAGCAGCACCCCTGGGCGCTGTCATCCCTTCCCCCTCCTCGTGACATCTGCAGTGTCACCAGACTCTGCCCACTGCCCCTCGAGGGGCACGGCCACCCCTGGCTGCAAACCACTGGGTCAGATCTCCCCCTCAGATCCACGAAGGACCAGGCCAGGCAGTCCAGTTCCTTTGTCTGGACTCTAAATTTATCTCGTAAACTTCAGCTCTTAACTTAGAGACGTCTTCACTCACCCACCAACCTTGTGTGTGTTTAAGCCTCAGAGACGCCTGCAGACCTTCAGGTCAGCCCCCCGGAACTGAAGCGGCCCCGACTTGGTGAGCATGGAGAAGGACTCCGAGTCACGGACCCTCGATGAGACCTGTCCTGTGCCTGAAGGTGGCTAGCTCTGCAGCCCGCGGGTGCCAGCGAGAGGTGGGCCTGAAGGCAGCTGAGAGCAGTGCCGTCCGTCGGAAGTGGATTTCTCCAACGGAAGATACACGTGGCTTGGTCTTCTCCAGAGATATGCCGCCTCTTGTATTTAGGATTTGTTTTTACCTCGGAGATGCGAACATCTTAATagattgcattttctttttcttgagtttcTGAGATG
Coding sequences:
- the CHAF1B gene encoding chromatin assembly factor 1 subunit B, which produces MKVITCEIAWHNKEPVYSLDFQYGAAGRIHRLASAGVDTAVRIWKVEKGPDGKAIVEFLSNLARHTKAVNVVRFSPNGEILASGGDDAVILLWKVNDNKEPEQVAFQDEDEAQLNKENWTVVKTLRGHLEDVYDICWATDGNLMASASVDNTAIMWDVSKGQKISIFNEHKSYVQGVTWDPLGQYVATLSCDRILRVYSTQKKRVAFNVSKMLSGVGAEGEARSYRMFHDDSMKSFFRRLSFTPDGSLLLTPAGCVESGENVTNTTYVFSRKNLKRPIAHLPCPAKATLAVRCCPVYFELRPVPEAGVLSDRGGEGREPVMELVSLPYRLVFAVASEDSVLLYDTQQLFPFGYVSNIHYHTLSDISWSSDGAFLAISSTDGYCSFVTFEKDELGIPLKEKPVLSVRTPDTAKKTKGQTPSGSSPGPRPGEGTPTGRIQDPSSPSATPPQAKQSPGPPAAKDTPAAVLGARGSPAGPPKEKPLQPSGQNTKAQPSRRVTLNTLQAWSKPTPRRINLIPLKTDSPLNSISTPITSSPSTEEIPSASETPADLQVSPPELKRPRLGEHGEGLRVTDPR